In one window of Arctopsyche grandis isolate Sample6627 chromosome 6, ASM5162203v2, whole genome shotgun sequence DNA:
- the LOC143913522 gene encoding uncharacterized protein LOC143913522, whose product MECRLCLCSAPAESFVSIHDDPHLPGLAQRIRTCCRLPIRKGDHLPNMICLSCVNNLELLNSFRNACFQNDTTSRVKLDKYLKVKSEEVWLEDLIWEDLPLNISHSPDNGETPGRKITSRDNMAAIMDTDRHIPLRKALDTICSTHSELGHKIDFQENSFTNKHNLVTQKNSFTSKPQLSTHMKIHNGVKPYKCDICSKTYTTKQSLNEHINTHSGIKPHKCNICLKSFTMKRSLIEHISIHTGVKPHKCEICSKTYTTKGSLITHINVHSGVKPNKCDICSKTFFRKSQLSVHMHIHTVVKSHKCDICSKTYSTKRSLSDHINTHNGLKPHKCKICLKSFNSKSHLSGHMRIHTGVRPHKCHICLKSFLRKNNFSAHMGIHTAVKPHKCDICSKTYTTKRSLIEHINIHTGVKLYKCDICSKTYTTKRSLIEHINIHTGVKPHKCDICSKTFSMKRCLIAHTKVHSGVKPHKCHICLKSFTAKGSLIKHTNNIHTGVKLYKCDICSKTYNTKRSLIEHISIHTGVKPHKCDI is encoded by the exons ATGGAGTGCAGACTATGTCTCTGCTCTGCTCCAGCAGAGTCCTTTGTCTCCATTCATGACGACCCTCATCTACCGGGATTGGCACAACgtattcggacctgctgtcggCTGCCG ATTCGGAAAGGGGACCATCTGCCAAATATGATATGCCTCTCGTGTGTCAACAATTTGGAATTGCTCAATAGCTTTCGAAACGCTTGTTTTCAGAACGACACAACGTCGAGGGTGAAATTAGACAAGTATTTGAAAGTCAAGTCGGAGGAAGTTTggctggaagatttaatatgggaagatTTGCCACTCAATATTTCTCATTCTCCAGACAATGGTGAA ACCCCTGGAAGAAAAATTACTTCAAGAGACAATATGGCAGCAATAATGGATACCGATAGACACATTCCATTACGAAAAGCTTTAGATACGATATGCTCTACACATTCTGAATTGGGCCATAAAATAGATTTCCAAGAAAACTCGTTTACTAATAAACACAATCTTGTGACACAGAAAAACTCATTCACGTCAAAACCCCAGCTCAGTACACACATGAAAATTCATAATGGGGTAAAGCCTTataagtgtgacatttgttcaaaaacatatacTACAAAACAATCTCTTAATGAACATATAAATACCCATAGTGgaataaagccacacaaatgtaacatttgtttaaaatcatttactatgaaaCGATCTCTTATTGAACATAttagtattcatactggggtaaagccgcacaaatgtgaaatttgttcaaaaacatatacTACAAAAGGATCTCTTATTACACATATCAAtgttcatagtggggtaaagccaaacaaatgtgacatttgttcaaaaacattcttTAGAAAATCACAACTtagtgtacatatgcatattcatactgtggtaaagtcacacaaatgtgacatttgttcaaaaacatatagCACAAAACGATCTCTTAGTGATcatataaatactcataatgggctaaagccacataaatgtaaaatttgcttaaaatcatttaattcgaAATCTCACCTAAGTGGACACATGAGAATACATACTGGGGTAAGGCcacacaaatgtcacatttgcttaaaatcattccttagaaaaAACAATTTCAgtgcacatatgggtattcatactgcggtgaagccacacaaatgtgacatttgttcaaaaacatatacTACAAAACGATCTCTTATTGAACATAttaatattcatactggggtaaagctatacaaatgtgacatttgttcaaaaacatatacTACAAAACGATCTCTTATTGAACATAttaatattcatactggggtaaagccacacaaatgtgacatttgttcaaaaacatttagtaTGAAACGATGTCTTATTGCCCATACCAAggttcatagtggggtaaagccacacaaatgtcacatttgtttaaaatcatttactgctaAAGGATCTCTTATTAAACatactaataatattcatactggggtaaagctatacaaatgcgatatttgttcaaaaacatataatacaaaacgaTCTCTTATTGAACATAttagtattcatactggggttaagccacacaaatgtgacatttga
- the LOC143913520 gene encoding uncharacterized protein LOC143913520, giving the protein MECRLCLCPAPAESFVSIHDDPHPTGLAQRIWTCCQLPIRKGDHLSDTICLSCVNNLELLDSFRNTCFQNDTASRVKLEKYLKVKPEEVLLEDLIWEDELCGDLPPSISRSPDDGETPGRKITSRDNMVAIMDTNRHILVEELPLRKALDKICSTHSEVDHKIDFQDNSFTNKHNLVTQKNTFTSKPQLSAHLKIHNGVKPHKCDICSKTYTTKRSLSEHINTHSRLKPHKCDICLKSFISKSHLRGHKRIHTGF; this is encoded by the exons atggagtgcagactttgtctctgCCCTGCTCCAGCAGAgtccttcgtctccatccatgacgaTCCTCATCCAACGGGATTGGCGCAACgtatttggacctgctgtcagctgcCG ATTCGGAAAGGTGACCATCTGTCAGATACGATATGCCTTTCGTGTGTCAACAATTTGGAATTGCTCGACAGCTTCCGAAACACTTGTTTTCAGAATGACACAGCGTCGAGGGTGAAATTAGAAAAGTATTTGAAAGTCAAGCCGGAGGAAGTTttgctggaagatttaatatgggaagatgAGTTGTGTGGTGATTTGCCACCCAGCATTTCTCGTTCACCAGACGATGGCGAG accCCTGGAAGAAAAATTACTTCAAGAGACAATATGGTAGCAATAATGGATACCAATAGACACATTCTAGTGGAAGAATTACCATTACGAAAAGCTTTAGATAAGATATGCTCTACACATTCTGAAGTGGACCATAAAATAGATTTCCAAGACAACTCGTTTACTAATAAACACAATCTTGTGACACAGAAAAACACATTCACGTCAAAACCCCAGCTCAGTGCACACCTTAAAATTCATaatggggtaaagccacataagtgtgacatttgttcaaaaacatatacTACAAAACGATCTCTTAGTGAACATATAAATACTCATAGTCGactaaagccacacaaatgtgatatttgtttaaaatcatttatttcgaAATCTCACCTCAGAGGACACAAGAGAATACATACTGGG TTCTAG
- the LOC143913296 gene encoding uncharacterized protein LOC143913296 has translation MECRLCLCSAPAESFVSIHDDPHLPGLAQRIRTCCRLPIRIGDHLPNMICLSCVNNLELLDNFRNACFHNDTTSRVKLDKCLKVKPEEVWLEDLIWEDVPLNISHSPDNGEAPGRKITSRDNMAAIMDTDRHILVEELPLRKALDTICSTVSELEHKIDFQDDSFTNKHNLVTRKNSFTSKPQLSTHMKIHNGVKPYKCDICSKTYTTKRSLNEHMNTHSGLKPHKCNICLKSFNSKSHLSRHMRIHTGVRPHKCEICLKSFLSKSNFSAHMGIHSGVKSHKCDICSKTYTTKRSLIEHTNIHTGVILHKCEFCSKKYTTKRSLIKHINIHTGVKPHKCDICSKTFSMKQSLIDHISIHTGLKLHKCEICTKTYTTKGSLITHINVHIGVKPYKCDICSKTFFRKSKLSSHMGIHIGVKSHKCDICLKSFLRKSHFSAHMHIHTVVKSHKCDICSKTYSTKRSLSDHINTHYGLKPHKCKICLKSFYSKSHLSGHMRIHTGVRPYKCHICLKSFLRKYNFSAHMGIHTVKPHKCDICSKTYTTKRSLILHTYNNHTGVKLYKCDICSKTYNTKRSLIEHISIHTGLKPHKCDICSKTFSMKRCLIAHTKVHSGVKPHKCHICLKSFLRKSDFSAHMGIHTRVKPLK, from the exons ATGGAGTGCAGACTATGTCTCTGCTCTGCTCCAGCAGAGTCCTTTGTCTCCATTCATGACGACCCTCATCTACCGGGATTGGCACAACgtattcggacctgctgtcggCTGCCG ATTCGGATAGGGGATCATCTGCCAAATATGATATGCCTCTCGTGTGTCAACAATTTGGAATTGCTCGATAACTTTCGAAACGCTTGTTTTCACAACGACACAACGTCGAGGGTGAAATTAGACAAGTGTTTGAAAGTCAAGCCGGAGGAAGTTTggctggaagatttaatatgggaagatgTGCCACTCAACATTTCTCATTCTCCAGACAATGGCGAA GCCCCTGGAAGAAAAATTACTTCAAGAGACAATATGGCAGCAATAATGGATACCGATAGACACATTCTAGTGGAAGAATTACCATTACGAAAAGCTTTAGATACGATATGCTCTACAGTTTCTGAATTGGAACATAAAATAGATTTCCAAGACGACTCGTTTACTAATAAACACAATCTTGTGACACGGAAAAACTCATTCACGTCAAAACCCCAGCTCAGTACACACATGAAAATTCATAATGGGGTAAAGCCTTataagtgtgacatttgttcaaaaacatatacAACAAAACGATCTCTTAATGAACATATGAATACTCATAGTGGactaaagccacacaaatgcaacatttgtttaaaatcatttaattcgaAATCTCATCTCAGTAGACACATGAGAATACATACTGGGGTaaggccacacaaatgtgagatttgtttaaaatcattccttagTAAATCTAACTTCAgtgcacatatgggtattcatagtggggttaagtcacacaaatgtgacatttgttcaaaaacatatacTACAAAACGATCTCTTATTGAACATACTAATATTCATACTGGTGTAATTCTACACAAATGTGAGttttgttcaaaaaaatatactacaaaACGATCTCTTATCAAACATAttaatattcatactggggtaaagccacacaaatgtgacatttgttcgaaAACATTTTCTATGAAACAATCTCTTATTGACCATATTAGTATTCATACTGGATTAAAGCtgcacaaatgtgaaatttgtacaAAAACATATACTACAAAAGGATCTCTTATTACACATATCAATGTTCATATtggggtaaagccatacaaatgtgacatttgttcaaaaacattcttTAGAAAATCAAAACTTAGttcacatatgggtattcatattggggtaaaatcacacaaatgtgatatttgtttaaaatcatttcttaGAAAATCTCATTTCAGTGCACATATGCATATTCATACTGTggtaaagtcacacaaatgtgacatttgttcaaaaacatatagCACAAAACGATCTCTTAGTGATCATATAAATACTCATTATGGGCTAAagccacataaatgtaaaatttgtttaaaatcattttattcgaAATCTCACCTAAGTGGACACATGAGAATACATACTGGGGTAAGGCcatacaaatgtcacatttgtttaaaatcattccttagaaaatataatttcagtgcacatatgggtattcatactgtgaagccacacaaatgtgacatttgttcaaaaacatatacTACAAAACGATCTCTTATTCTACATACTTATAATaatcatactggggtaaagctatacaaatgtgacatttgttcaaaaacatataatacaaaacgaTCTCTTATTGAACATATTagtattcatactgggttaaagccacacaaatgtgacatttgttcaaaaacatttagtaTGAAACGATGTCTTATTGCACATACCAAggttcatagtggggtaaagccacacaaatgtcacatctgtttaaaatcatttcttaGAAAATCTGATTTCAgtgcacatatgggtattcatactagAGTTAAGCCACTAAAatag